The Candidatus Hydrogenedentota bacterium DNA window ATCCACCACGTCCGAGAGGTCGGTGGTGCGCTCCCGAAACCGTTCATCGTCCAAGGACTCCATAACCTGTACATAGCGTTTTGCCAGCTGATCCAGTAAATATTCCACATTGGTAAAGTCGGAATTGAGGTGTTCGATAATATCATCGCGCAGGGCGGCATCACTCAGGATCATCAAGTGGGCGCGGAAAATTTCTGCGTGTGCCTCGCCCAAGCCTGCCACCGTTTGTTCGTATATGGTAGTGAGATCTTCACGCGTCAATTGGATTGCTTTGTCCAGACGCTCAATTTCAGCCTCCACATCGGTAATAAAATATTTAGGCACATGATAGCGCTGCCGCGAAAACTTGAATACGGGCGCTATGGCTATACCGGGAGAAACGCCAATGCCTTGAAGCTGTTGTTCCAAAAGAGGCTCCTGTCCAAAATTAGGAATTTAGGTTTCACCGAAACCTGTCTCAAATACTTCTTTTACTGCCGCCAAAGCCTCTTGAGCGTCGGGTCCCGTGCAAGACGCCACCAGACGGCTTCCACGGCCGGCACCCAGCGTCAGCAAGCCCATGATACTTTTGGCGTTGACTCGATTACCCATGAAGGTAATATAAATTTCACTTTGAAATTCAGAGGCGCGCCGTGCAAGTGCTGCCGCCGGTCGTGCGTGAATTCCAAGCGTATTTTTTACCACGACATCATCACTACAATCGTACATGTTATCCCTAGGCCTCGTTCAGTTCTGAAATATTTCAATCAGATCTCTACGGCTGAATTATATCAATATTGCATAATAACAGCAATTTTGACTTCCAAATGACCAAATGATTATTGACTTAAATTCGTAATGTCGATACTCATTTTGACGTTGAAATGAGTGGCGCCCAAATCAAGCGTCCAACAAGGTATCAGTACACACCCTTGGTGAACCCGTTCTTGTCCGTCTTCTGATTGACTGACAGTCTCCACGGGAAAACGGAAGAGTGTGGCGGGTTCGGAAAAGCTAAAGCCCAAGTCAATTTGCTGCCATTCATCTCTGGCTGCAATATGGGTTAATTTTTGGATTTGTCCCCGAGATCCCAATTGCCTTTCCTGAATTATACCATTATTTGAGTGATAATAACGATCGTGAGCCTCGCCGGTCAGGAAATTAAAGACCAGTTCAACGCCAAATAGCATAGGTTCTGAGAGGGGTGTTGCAAAACGAAGGCTGTAGTCCGCCTCAAAACCAGCGTCTCCTTGGGCAAGAGTGAAGCTTTTGAGAATCGTTGCTCCTTGATCGCCTCCGTTTTCAACCCTGCCTTGGGCGGACAAGGACAGCCTTTCCGATTCAGCCTCCATCGTGTAGGCGGTCTGTGCGAAAGAGCCCAACTCTTTTTCTGTGCCGCTCCACAGCATTTCCGCAGTCACTTGGGTTGGGAGAAAGCGATCGCGAAAGGATACGCGCCGCCACGGATCATAGACAAGGAGGCGGTCTAGGTTTGCCTCCTTCGCCTTGACCAAATCATGGATGCTCGTATTGCCTTCCGCCTCCAAGCCTATCACAGCATTGCCCCGCTGAATCTGTTCGTGGTAGACCTCTTCCCGCCGTGTCAGGACATTGGTAATATTGAACGCCTTTTCTTTGTAATCCATTTCGAAGAGCGTTCCGCCGTCGTTGAGGCTAAAGAAAAGTGCCAGCCCTTGATTTTCCAGTATCGCCTCAAGGTTACCGTCTCCGTCAAAATCAACGGTCTCCACCCGGGGGTAGCGGATATGTTCTGCTTCGATTTCGTCCATGATCCGCTCCGCTTTAATGAGTTGCTCATACAAGGCGGTGCGCAGATGATTCAGATAGAGACCGCCGAAAACACCATGCCAATAGGCGCAATTACATTGTCCGCGCTGCAGGTACATGTCGGCGTCGTCTAGACGTGGATCGTTGGGATATTCTTGGCGCAGCCGTTCCAGCCGCGTACTGACCCGCAGCATCCTTTTTTGGATGTTGTTGGATTCTGGATATTTAGAGAGGAAGGTGCGCCAGAAACCGCCGCTCATAAATTTTGCACATGCCTCATTCAGATGGGGGATGTGTTGAAGCGCTTCCCGCGCACGGACCAGCTCACGCTGTGTAACGGTGGGCAGTGCCCATGTCATCATTTCATCGTAGGAGGCGCAGGTGATATAGGTGCGGCCGAGCGCCGTATTTTCGTCGAGGTACTCACCATAGGTGCGTGTTTTCAGCCATTCCCGATTGTCGGTCAACGCTGCAAAGAAGCGATTGAGCCAACCCTCATGATAGACACTCTTGTGGGTGCCCGGCCATACGCCGAACTTTTCATAGTCATCATGTAAAACGGCGCAGCGCTTGCCTGTTTCATCGGCTTGTTCCCACAGCCATTGGATAGTTTCTTCCACAGGATGAAAGGGCACCAGGTAGCGCAATCGTTCTTGGATCGGGAATATTTTTAGCGGCATCCCTTCGTCTTCGGTCTGGTAATAGCCAAACATCTCTTCCTGACGAAGTCCTGAATAACGGAAATGAGAATCGTCGAGCGCCGTATATTCAATGCCGGCTTTCGCCAAATTACGGGGTATATGGGGTTCCCATACCCGTTCAGCCAGCCACATGCCGCGGGGTCGGCGATTGAAACGGCGTTCGCAATACTGTGTCATGCGCGTGATCTGACGCAATGCGTCTCGTTCCGGGATGGCGCAGAGCAGCGGTTCATAATAAGCCCCGCCCATAATTTCAATTTGATCCCGCTGCACAAAGATTCCCAGTCGGTCTAGGAATTCCGGCGTCTTCTCTTCGAACCAGTCGAAAAGGGGCCCCGTAAAATGCATGGTAACGCGGACATGGGGATATTCTTCCAGTACATCCAGAAACGGCAGATAACATTCCGCATAAGCACGTTCAAAGACAAAGTCAAAATTGCCGACGGGCTGATGGGCATGACAGCCAAAAATAAGGTTGATTGATTCCATGAAAATATTCTCTTTGCTCAGATGTTTCGTAGACCTACAGCCGCTGTTAGGGGATAACGGTCGTGGGAGCCGGTTCTTCATGAGACAGGCAGTGGAGTGTTCCGAAACCCCACAGTAAATCAACGGCATGAATACCGATCACGTGTCTATCGGGAAATAGCTCATTTAAAATGCCCAAGGCCTTGCGGTCTGCTTCATCATTGAAGGTGGGCACGAGTACACAGTTGTTGGCGATATAAAAATTAGCATAACTGGCGGGCAGACGCAAATCTTTAAAATAGAGCGGCGCAGGCATGGGTAGAGGGATCACTTCCAAGGATTGCCCGTGGGGAAGCCGGACATTTTGGAGTCGCTCCGCATTTTCTTTTAACGCGTGATAGTTCTCGTCCTTCGCGTTGTCTTCTTGGCACAGGACGACGGTTGTCGGATTAACGAAACGGCAAATGTCGTCAATGTGACCATGGGTATCGTCGCCCGCAATCCCTTTACCCAACCACAAGACCTTTTCAATACCGAGATGTGCTTTAAAAGCGGCTTCGTAATCTTGGCGGGTAAAGCCGGGGTTGCGCGTCTGGCAGCGCTCATCCAACAAGCATTCTTCCGTGGTTAAGAGGGCGCCGTCGCCATTTGTATCGACGGCTCCGCCTTCCAGGACCACATGGCGATCCTTATAACGCGCTTCTTGACCGGGCACGCCCAATCTTTTTGTAATGGTCCGTGGCCATTGTTGATCCAACAGATGATTATCGTATTTCGCCCAGCCGTTGAATAGAAAGTTTTGCGCTTGCACGGCGCCGTCGCGATCCAAGACCCAGAAGGGCGAGATATCACGCATCCATCCGCGATCCAGTTCGGTCTCCACGAACTCCAAGCCTTGCAAATCTACACCGGCATCGATACACATGCGCCGTGCATCTTTATCTACGCGATCGTTGTTTACAGCAAGAAGAATCCTTTCACTGCGGCTTAAAAGTCGGATAAACTCGACAAAGGCCCACCGAACCGGCGCAAATTTGCCGGGCCAGTCGTTTTTGTTGGCGGGAAAGGCGAGATGGGTGGCGCGGTGCGTTTCCCATTCTGCAGGCATGCGCAAGGGGGGCTTCTTTTGTTGGAACGGGGCTGTACTTCGAGGACTCATGAAGGCTTACTTTCCCTGATCCAGATAGCGTTGCGTAATAGCGGCGTAGGCATCGATTCTACGATCCCGTAAGAAGGGCCAGTTTTGGCGAATCGATTCGAGTAAGGCAAGATCCACCGTGGCAAGTATGACTTCTTCTTCATGATCGCTTGCTTGGGCTAAAATATTTCCTTGAGGGTCGCAGATAAAGGAGCCGCCCCAAAACTGGATGCCCGATTGTCCTTCTTCGGCTTCATGGCCGACGCGGTTGGCCGCGCCCACATAGACCCCATTGGCGATGGCATGGCCGCGCTGTACATTTTGCCACGATTCGTATTGGGTCTTGCCGTATTCCTCTTTTTCATAGGGATGCCAGCCGATAGCGGTGGGGTAGAGCAGCGTATTAGCGCCTTGAAGTGCGGTGATACGCGCCGCTTCGGGATACCACTGATCCCAGCAAATTAGGGGGCCGATACTGCCAAAGCAGGTATCGAATGCCAAAAAGCCCAAATCGCCGGGCGTGAAATAAAACTTTTCATAATAGGCAGGGTCGTCGGGGATGTGCATTTTTCGGTATAGCCCGCAACGCGAACCGTCGCCGTCAAAGACGATAACGCTGTTGTGATAGAGTCCTGCTGCGCGCCGCTCAAAAAAGGGAACGACCACGACCACGCCATGGGCTTTGCAAAAAGCCGCGAAGCGCGCGAACATGGGATCGTCCACAGACTGCGCCAGTTGGAAGCGTTCCACGCACTCTTTCTGACAAAAGTAGCGTGAGGCGAAGAGTTCCGGCAAACAGATCACATGTCCGCCTTGGGCTGCTGCTTTTTCGCACCAAGCCAAGGCACGGTCAATATTGCTTTGTACATCCGTATCCATGGCCATTTGAACGAGTGCCAGGTTATAGGTCATTGGAAGGGATTGTTGTTTCATACCATGAATAATCTTCTTTTGGGGGTTGAACAAGAATTATGTTGATCGTTGAAATTAAGCGTCGCGCTGACCGGCTATGAACAAGCCTACAGCGACCATGGCAACCAAGGCGGTCGTGACTGCGGTGGTAGCGGCTTTGCGCACTTGTCGGCTTTCTTTTTTGCCCGTTTTGCAGTAAGTAGCAAAATGTTCACAATTATTGAAGAAAAGGTCGTAGCCCTTATTGCCGAGATTAGCCTTCGCCCGCTTCAGCGTTTCTTTGATCGGTAAAAGATCATCTCTGTCTTCATAGCTTACGATGCGTTTTTCGTTGCCTTCGAGAAATTCCTCTTCAGGGGTACGTATGACCTCGGCATTTTCATCATCGAAAAGTTCGCCTGAAAAATGGATGATCGTACCGTCACCCATATCAATTCCATGATGATAGTAAAGCGCGCCCATACGTTTGACGCGGATATGATCGCCTTTAGCCATGCCAAAACCTTTTCTAAATATTGATTCATCCCTCAGCTTGCGACGCGTATAGTATAACATGGAACTCCCTGTCAGTGGTATACGCACAACTCGTTTAGACCCTGCGCCCGTTGTTGGGTCATCGTGAGAGAAGTAAGGTGTTGTGGAAGCCTAGGAGCACGGCCTTAGATTAATGACTGCGTCGCCTCCGTCACCCGCTTGATTCAAGAAGCACAACAATTGACTATAACTTGGAAAGTATATTATAACGAGGCAGATCGGCATTTTTCTCTGAGTAATCTGCCCTGTCGCACTGCGCTTTGAATAAACGGAAAGGATCATAGCATGGAATCCCATACAAGCCGCTTTGCCCGCCTTCTACTACTGTCATTGCTTGGCACAGGCGTTCTTTTCAGTTTAGAAGCTTATGCCAACCCTTTGGAAAATTTATTTCAAGTGCGGGAGGGACGGGCTATGCGATCATCGTCCAGTGATCCTGATTGGGAGAATGGAAACGGTGATTCACGGCCCATCGCCGTGGGGGAAAGCTTGACCATTGCCGCGCTGAAGGGCCCCGGCATAATTAATCATATTTGGAACACGGTCTTTGCGGAAGATAAAGGTTATTCCAAGTTGTTGGTACTGCGTATGTATTGGGACGACGAAGAAACACCTTCCGTCGAAGTGCCCTTAGGTGACTTTTTCGCCATGGGTCACGGCTTGGATTATCCGTTGCAATCGCTGCCCGTTACGGTGACTTGTTACGGTCATGCCCGCAACTGTTATTGGCCCATGCCCTTCCGGAAATCGGCCAAAATTACCGTGACCAATGAAGGCTCGAGCAAGGTGAATGCCCTATTTTATTATGTAGATTGGCAGCAGCTGGATTCACTTCCCGAAAACAGCGCTTATTTCCATGCCATGTACCGGCAGGAATTTCCTGCCGAGGCAAGCAAAAATTATCTTATCGCTGAGATTGAAGGGAAAGGGAATTATGTGGGGACAGTGCTTAGTGTGCGTCAACGCACCCCTAGCTGGTGGGGCGAGGGCGATGATTTTTGGTTTATTGACGGTGAAACAGAACCGAGCCTGCGCGGTACGGGCACGGAAGATTACTTTTGTGATGCCTGGGGTTTTAGAGAAATGTCTACTCCCTATTATGGCGCGCCCTTGGTGGAGGGGGGAGGATCCTACAGTCGGACGTCTTGTTATCGGTGGCATATTGCTGACCCCGTCGTATTCCAAAAATCATTGCGCCTCGAAATCGAACACAAAGGGGAGACCTTTGATGAAGCGGGTGTGACCGATTCTTGGTTTGCCGAGCGGGGAGATGATTTCTCATCCGTAGCCTATTGGTATCAAGTAGAACCGCACAAAGCCTTTCCGGCGCTGCCGGACGCGCAAACCCGCCTTTATGAGGATTGGTCGAAAATGGTTTTACCCGCCAAGAATACGGAGGCGATTCGCGTTTCTTCGGGCGCGGTCAGCGAACAAGTGCGTATCGAATTCGCGCGAGGTCATCTCGTGTGGAATCCCGCAGAAAAGGGCGAATCCCTCGCATTAGATATAGACCTGGCGGAGGAAGCCAAACAACAATTGGTACTGGTCTTTGCCTGTGCGCCGAATCACGGTATTTTCCAAGTTGAATTAGATGGCGCAGTCCTTGTTCCTTCCCTTGACTTGTATAACGCTAACATTACTGACAAACAATTGTACATATCTCTGCCGGAATTAGAGGCAGGAACCTACAGTCTTCGTTTTCTCAATAAAGGGAAAGCCGCACGGAGCGAAGGCCATGCTTTTGGTCTGGAAGGCTATCTCCTGAAATAACGGTTGGATTTCGGAGCCGATTAAAGAGCAAAGATCGGTCTGTAAACCCTTACGGCGCCTTAGCCGGGTTCGTTGTTTTTCTCCAAAAATTGCGTAAGCGTGTCAAGGCGGGGCATGGAAGGCTGCGCGCCTGCTACCATGGCTGCCAAAGCGCCGGCGCCGTTGGCAAAGCGGAGCGCTTCCGGCATAGACCGTGTATTCCATGCCAAGGCAAGGGCGGCGGTGAAGGCATCTCCGGCACCCGTCGTATCCACCGCCTCAATTTCAAAAGCGGGCTGGTGATAGCGTTCTTCCCCTAAATAGAGGCAGCCCAGTTTGCCCAGTTTGATCACCACTTCTTTCGCGCCCATGGAACGCAGTGCTTCCGCGGCTTCCTCTGCACGGGCGAGATCATCCACAGCAATGTCGGTTAATGTTTCGGTTTCTGTTTCATTGGGGGAGATGATGTCCGGCAGGGCGATAATTTCAGGGGGCAGCGGACGTGCAGGTCCCGTGTCCAAAATAGAGAGAACTTCACAGTCGCGTGCAAGGCGCAACACCGCTTCCACTGTTTCTAAAGGGATTTCCAATTGGCTGATGACAGCGTCGGCATCTTCAAAGAGGGCACGCTGCGCGTAGATGTCCTCGGGCGTGAGTTGATCATTAGCGCCGGGAGCAACGACAATGGTGTTTTCGCCGGAACGGGTGAGCATAATCATGGCTGTGCCTGTAGGCGTGTCGTGATCAATTTTCAAGCCCTCAAGCTGAATATGCTCTTCTTTGAGCCCGGCATGGTGGAGCTTTCCAAAAACATCGTTGCCAAGGCAGCCCACAAAATGAACAGCGCCGCCGAGCCGCGCGGCGGCAACAGCTTGGTTTGCGCCTTTGCCGCCGAAAGCGGTCATGAAATCGCTGCCCATGAGCGTCTCACCCGCTTTGGGCAGCCGTTCCGTGCGCACCACAAGATCCATGTTGGCACTGCCTGCCACGAGTATTTTTTTCACGGGTAGCCTCCTCATCTGATTTTGTTGTGTTGTCCAAGACGGTATACGATTAGGCCGCTGTCAAAAGAGCTATAGGCCTATGGGATTTTTCAGACTTATAAAACCAATCTGTCACTGCAGCAGTCTGAAGCAATAGAACAGCAGCAGACCATCAATTATTAGGTCTGCACACGAAGTTTACGATATCATAAAGTATCGGTATCATTCGAAATTATCCACGTATAAACAATGTTTTATGACACATTGCCGTATCACAACGAAGCGCGCACAGCTGCAACGACAGGCTGTAACGGATGGACAGTCAACTTAACTCAAAAACTAAAGCGCTCCTGCACCTGCTGGAGGATGAATCGCCCTTGGTACGCAATGCCGTAGCCGGAGAATTGTCTTCTCTGGACGTGGATATTGTTCAGTTCGTGAAGGAACAGCAGCTTGTTTTAAATGATACGCAATACGCTGTTCTGGATACCATCTTTTTGGATCGTCATGAACGGGAGGTGACGAAGCATTGGATAGAATGGCTGCACCGTCGGGAAGGTCTTGATAAGCTGGAAGAGGCGCTGCAAATACTGTCACGCCTTCAAAATGGACTGCGTAACGTACCCGCTGTTTCTGACTTGATTCAAGGCTTAGCCGCCGCCTTTCTTGAAACGAAGGAGCCGCCCACGCCGGCAGCCTTGGCGGCCTTTCTGTTTGAGCATTTGTATTTGACCGTCATTCCCGAGGGAAGCGAATGCAGTGACGGCATCAATATTCCCTTGGTCCTTGAAAGAAAACGGGGGCTGCCTATTAGTCTCGTATGTATCTATGTCCTATTGGGACATCATCTCGGGGTGGTTTTAAGTCCTTGCAGTTGGCCGGGCAGCTATTACGCGCGGTATCAGGAAAATGACCGCATGTACTTGGTCGACTTTAGCAATAAAGGCTGTATATCGACGCTGGATGAATTGCTGGTACTGCAAGGTCCTTCTCAGGAGGCAGCGCGGAAAGTATTCACGACCGATCTATCTGCAAGCAGGCTTATCCGCCGCTTTGTGGGGAAGCTCGCTTTGTATCTCAGGCGGGAGAAGAATACCCGCAATTATACGTGCGCTGTGGAATTGCTCCGCGCTTTGGATGAGCATTTGCAGTCGTGAATCGAGCATTTGTCACCGGTTGTCGACAAGGATAAAATTTTCAAGATCTGCCATAAACTGCACGTGACGGGCCGCGCTTTTTGTTGTTGTCGCTAACGCCCCGCTATTTTGTTGAAATTACGCATTGAAAGTCGGTAGCATGATAGATAATACGGAAAATTCCGGAGCAAATACCGATAACCGTTGCAGGTCTAAATACCGGGATCTACCTCTCATCGGCCGTGTGAGAAGGACTGAGAACAGCCCTTTCATTTCAACGGTGAGTACAAAGAGGATCTTGGTTGGTCCGCTGTCGTTGTCGCGGCAGGGCGGCATCTAGAGAAAGAAAGGGTGCCGGGGCCGGCCCAAGGCGGCGGAGCAAAGGATAGCGTCGGTTGCGGCAGAGGGCTAGACCTATGGGTAAGAAGAGCATTTGTTTTTTGACGGTTTTGGGGCTATGGAGCGGGTTGTTCTTAGGGGGGCAAATCGCCGCCCATGCCACGGCTGATGGAGATTTTGCAGTCTTTATCGACCCGGTTGTTAATAACCGTACCACTGTCGAAATTAGGGCAAGCAATCCCAATGAAAAGCAACGAATGGGAACCATTGCCGTTACGATTAAAGGCAGCGTGATTGTTCCCGAAAATCCAAGCCTCTATGATGTGTTGCCGCCGGGCGGTCCTGTGCGCTTGGCAACCTTCACACCCCAAGGTGACGGATGGAAAATGCGGCCGAGGGACGAAAAGATCGTGGCGTCTGAGCTGCACGTTGAATTATACCGTGACCATTGGAAAAGCGGCGCAGAGGAACGGCTGCGTTTACCGATCACCATCACCGGACCCGGTCCTGTTGAGCTGCTCATACGAGTCACCTTTTCCAAGCGCGTCGATGGTCTTTCTTTCGTAGATACAAACTTCCCGGCATCAGGTATTACCGATGAACAAGGGCTTCCTTGTGAAGACTTTGAGATTCCCGTGATGGGAAGCGGCGGCGGCGGTGTGCCGAAAGCAACTATAGAAAAACCGACGACCCTTGCGCGCTCGGAGCGAAGCAAGCAATCATCAGCTGATTCTGAATCTGAGTATCAGGAGAAAGCGAAAGCCATTGTGTTTTCGAAATCGAAAAAAAATGTCCACTACAAAGTATTTCAGTCTATGGAAGATGGCTCTTTGTGCACCGAGGGCACTTGGAATGATTTTTTGGAAGAGTATATGTTTGACGGTGAAGACTTCTA harbors:
- a CDS encoding HPr family phosphocarrier protein, coding for MYDCSDDVVVKNTLGIHARPAAALARRASEFQSEIYITFMGNRVNAKSIMGLLTLGAGRGSRLVASCTGPDAQEALAAVKEVFETGFGET
- a CDS encoding DUF1926 domain-containing protein produces the protein MESINLIFGCHAHQPVGNFDFVFERAYAECYLPFLDVLEEYPHVRVTMHFTGPLFDWFEEKTPEFLDRLGIFVQRDQIEIMGGAYYEPLLCAIPERDALRQITRMTQYCERRFNRRPRGMWLAERVWEPHIPRNLAKAGIEYTALDDSHFRYSGLRQEEMFGYYQTEDEGMPLKIFPIQERLRYLVPFHPVEETIQWLWEQADETGKRCAVLHDDYEKFGVWPGTHKSVYHEGWLNRFFAALTDNREWLKTRTYGEYLDENTALGRTYITCASYDEMMTWALPTVTQRELVRAREALQHIPHLNEACAKFMSGGFWRTFLSKYPESNNIQKRMLRVSTRLERLRQEYPNDPRLDDADMYLQRGQCNCAYWHGVFGGLYLNHLRTALYEQLIKAERIMDEIEAEHIRYPRVETVDFDGDGNLEAILENQGLALFFSLNDGGTLFEMDYKEKAFNITNVLTRREEVYHEQIQRGNAVIGLEAEGNTSIHDLVKAKEANLDRLLVYDPWRRVSFRDRFLPTQVTAEMLWSGTEKELGSFAQTAYTMEAESERLSLSAQGRVENGGDQGATILKSFTLAQGDAGFEADYSLRFATPLSEPMLFGVELVFNFLTGEAHDRYYHSNNGIIQERQLGSRGQIQKLTHIAARDEWQQIDLGFSFSEPATLFRFPVETVSQSEDGQERVHQGCVLIPCWTLDLGATHFNVKMSIDITNLSQ
- a CDS encoding agmatine deiminase family protein; this translates as MPAEWETHRATHLAFPANKNDWPGKFAPVRWAFVEFIRLLSRSERILLAVNNDRVDKDARRMCIDAGVDLQGLEFVETELDRGWMRDISPFWVLDRDGAVQAQNFLFNGWAKYDNHLLDQQWPRTITKRLGVPGQEARYKDRHVVLEGGAVDTNGDGALLTTEECLLDERCQTRNPGFTRQDYEAAFKAHLGIEKVLWLGKGIAGDDTHGHIDDICRFVNPTTVVLCQEDNAKDENYHALKENAERLQNVRLPHGQSLEVIPLPMPAPLYFKDLRLPASYANFYIANNCVLVPTFNDEADRKALGILNELFPDRHVIGIHAVDLLWGFGTLHCLSHEEPAPTTVIP
- a CDS encoding carbon-nitrogen hydrolase, with product MKQQSLPMTYNLALVQMAMDTDVQSNIDRALAWCEKAAAQGGHVICLPELFASRYFCQKECVERFQLAQSVDDPMFARFAAFCKAHGVVVVVPFFERRAAGLYHNSVIVFDGDGSRCGLYRKMHIPDDPAYYEKFYFTPGDLGFLAFDTCFGSIGPLICWDQWYPEAARITALQGANTLLYPTAIGWHPYEKEEYGKTQYESWQNVQRGHAIANGVYVGAANRVGHEAEEGQSGIQFWGGSFICDPQGNILAQASDHEEEVILATVDLALLESIRQNWPFLRDRRIDAYAAITQRYLDQGK
- a CDS encoding lecithin retinol acyltransferase family protein; this translates as MAKGDHIRVKRMGALYYHHGIDMGDGTIIHFSGELFDDENAEVIRTPEEEFLEGNEKRIVSYEDRDDLLPIKETLKRAKANLGNKGYDLFFNNCEHFATYCKTGKKESRQVRKAATTAVTTALVAMVAVGLFIAGQRDA
- a CDS encoding DUF2961 domain-containing protein, whose protein sequence is MESHTSRFARLLLLSLLGTGVLFSLEAYANPLENLFQVREGRAMRSSSSDPDWENGNGDSRPIAVGESLTIAALKGPGIINHIWNTVFAEDKGYSKLLVLRMYWDDEETPSVEVPLGDFFAMGHGLDYPLQSLPVTVTCYGHARNCYWPMPFRKSAKITVTNEGSSKVNALFYYVDWQQLDSLPENSAYFHAMYRQEFPAEASKNYLIAEIEGKGNYVGTVLSVRQRTPSWWGEGDDFWFIDGETEPSLRGTGTEDYFCDAWGFREMSTPYYGAPLVEGGGSYSRTSCYRWHIADPVVFQKSLRLEIEHKGETFDEAGVTDSWFAERGDDFSSVAYWYQVEPHKAFPALPDAQTRLYEDWSKMVLPAKNTEAIRVSSGAVSEQVRIEFARGHLVWNPAEKGESLALDIDLAEEAKQQLVLVFACAPNHGIFQVELDGAVLVPSLDLYNANITDKQLYISLPELEAGTYSLRFLNKGKAARSEGHAFGLEGYLLK
- the rbsK gene encoding ribokinase, with the translated sequence MRRLPVKKILVAGSANMDLVVRTERLPKAGETLMGSDFMTAFGGKGANQAVAAARLGGAVHFVGCLGNDVFGKLHHAGLKEEHIQLEGLKIDHDTPTGTAMIMLTRSGENTIVVAPGANDQLTPEDIYAQRALFEDADAVISQLEIPLETVEAVLRLARDCEVLSILDTGPARPLPPEIIALPDIISPNETETETLTDIAVDDLARAEEAAEALRSMGAKEVVIKLGKLGCLYLGEERYHQPAFEIEAVDTTGAGDAFTAALALAWNTRSMPEALRFANGAGALAAMVAGAQPSMPRLDTLTQFLEKNNEPG